From Lampris incognitus isolate fLamInc1 chromosome 13, fLamInc1.hap2, whole genome shotgun sequence, one genomic window encodes:
- the pwwp2b gene encoding PWWP domain-containing protein 2B isoform X1, whose protein sequence is MEAVAEELRAGSRVPVTIDQIVNDTLIVTLTYRERSYTGILLDCNKKTGLFCLPDVPAKLGECSMSKSACEIPEVLSEEQVPEPPSQESYRPKDENTLPENNMPSEPLPCPMPTPVPAGQTLYPPYFEGAPFPQPLWVRHSYSQWVPQPPPRPIKRKKRRTREPGRMTMSTIRLRPRQVLCEKCKNTLNSDEDSKDGISNTKGSRKENAPQSDDDTKDAPTKVARKGEMVGAKDAKRRENCSSLDSKRPRKDKRGEAEVEKFPSGDVIPHSPVIKISYSTPQGKGEVMKIPSRVHGSVKPFCPKQLVQNGLGENGKLPSDPTKEQRHILDATRSGLTVSIPKLKLTRPFTTVGQDLPSPKIRLRPPQKESEDSVVEYEAELVRGARRRSPRAPGPCLPHSEDSAEGKNSLELWSGSSGEEADRGHSDLTLLINFRKRKADSSSLSVCSSDSLDESKSFSSDGTSPELCDLAPGEDISVTSSSVGSREDCKTVPPLTVRLHTRSMTKCVTEEGHAVAVGDIVWGKIHGFPWWPARVLSISGSRKQETATCEGQWPEAKVAWFGSPTTSQLSVAKLSPFRELFRSRFNRKKKGMYRRAILEAAKAVGHVGPEITSLLSHCETG, encoded by the exons gaCTGGGCTGTTCTGTCTACCAGATGTCCCGGCAAAATTGGGGGAATGCTCAATGTCCAAATCTGCTTGTGAAATTCCTGAAGTTCTTAGTGAAGAGCAGGTTCCTGAACCGCCCAGCCAGGAGTCCTATAGACCAAAGGATGAAAACACCCTTCCTGAAAACAATATGCCTAGTGAACCTCTTCCCTGCCCCATGCCCACGCCAGTTCCAGCTGGACAGACCCTTTACCCTCCTTATTTTGAAGGAGCCCCTTTCCCTCAGCCGTTGTGGGTGCGTCACAGCTACAGCCAGTGGGTTCCTCAACCACCTCCACGACCAATCAAAAGGAAGAAGAGACGGACTCGAGAGCCTGGCCGCATGACCATGAGCACAATCCGTCTGCGGCCTCGGCAGGTGCTGTGTGAAAAGTGTAAGAACACTCTGAATAGTGATGAGGACAGCAAAGATGGCATTAGCAACACCAAGGGCTCCAGAAAGGAGAATGCCCCACAAAGTGATGATGACACAAAGGATGCTCCTACCAAGGTAGCAAGGAAAGGGGAAATGGTCGGTGCCAAGGATGCTAAGAGGCGGGAAAACTGCAGCAGTTTGGACAGCAAGCGTCCCCGGAAGGACAAGAgaggggaggctgaggtggaaAAGTTTCCTAGTGGTGATGTGATCCCTCACAGCCCTGTCATAAAGATCTCCTACAGCACCCCACAAGGTAAAGGGGAAGTCATGAAGATCCCCTCGCGGGTCCACGGATCTGTCAAGCCCTTCTGTCCTAAGCAGCTAGTGCAGAATGGCTTGGGGGAGAATGGCAAGTTACCCTCTGATCCTACCAAGGAACAGCGCCACATCCTTGATGCCACCAGGTCTGGCCTGACTGTGTCCATTCCCAAACTTAAACTGACCAGGCCCTTTACCACTGTGGGCCAGGACTTGCCCTCCCCAAAGATCCGTTTGAGACCACCTCAGAAGGAGAGTGAGGACAGTGTGGTGGAGTATGAGGCAGAGCTTGTCAGGGGTGCCAGGAGGCGAAGCCCTAGGGCTCCCGGTCCCTGCCTCCCCCACTCTGAAGACTCAGCAGAGGGTAAGAACTCTCTGGAACTGTGGTCTGGAAGTTCTGGAGAGGAAGCCGACCGAGGTCACAGTGATCTAACTTTGCTCATCAATTTCCGCAAGCGCAAGGCAGACTCCTCCAGCCTGTCAGTGTGCAGCAGCGACAGCCTGGATGAGTCCAAGTCCTTCAGCTCTGATGGCACCTCGCCAGAGCTGTGTGACCTGGCTCCTGGGGAGGACATCTCCGTGACTTCATCTTCGGTTGGCTCGCGGGAGGACTGCAAGACGGTGCCGCCGCTCACAGTGCGACTGCACACACGCAGCATGACCAAGTGCGTGACAGAGGAGGGCCATGCGGTAGCTGTAGGCGACATTGTTTGGGGGAAGATCCATGGCTTCCCCTGGTGGCCAGCGCGTGTCCTCAGCATCAGTGGGAGCCGCAAACAGGAGACAGCCACCTGCGAAGGCCAGTGGCCAGAAGCAAAGGTGGCATGGTTCGGTTCACCCACCACCTCCCAACTTTCTGTTGCCAAATTGTCGCCTTTCCGAGAGCTCTTTAGATCCCGTTTCAATCGTAAGAAGAAAGGGATGTACCGAAGAGCCATCCTGGAGGCTGCCAAGGCTGTAGGCCACGTGGGGCCCGAGATCACGTCGCTGCTCTCCCACTGTGAAAC AGGCTGA
- the pwwp2b gene encoding PWWP domain-containing protein 2B isoform X2 yields the protein MEAVAEELRAGSRVPVTIDQIVNDTLIVTLTYRERSYTGILLDCNKKTGLFCLPDVPAKLGECSMSKSACEIPEVLSEEQVPEPPSQESYRPKDENTLPENNMPSEPLPCPMPTPVPAGQTLYPPYFEGAPFPQPLWVRHSYSQWVPQPPPRPIKRKKRRTREPGRMTMSTIRLRPRQVLCEKCKNTLNSDEDSKDGISNTKGSRKENAPQSDDDTKDAPTKVARKGEMVGAKDAKRRENCSSLDSKRPRKDKRGEAEVEKFPSGDVIPHSPVIKISYSTPQGKGEVMKIPSRVHGSVKPFCPKQLVQNGLGENGKLPSDPTKEQRHILDATRSGLTVSIPKLKLTRPFTTVGQDLPSPKIRLRPPQKESEDSVVEYEAELVRGARRRSPRAPGPCLPHSEDSAEGKNSLELWSGSSGEEADRGHSDLTLLINFRKRKADSSSLSVCSSDSLDESKSFSSDGTSPELCDLAPGEDISVTSSSVGSREDCKTVPPLTVRLHTRSMTKCVTEEGHAVAVGDIVWGKIHGFPWWPARVLSISGSRKQETATCEGQWPEAKVAWFGSPTTSQLSVAKLSPFRELFRSRFNRKKKGMYRRAILEAAKAVGHVGPEITSLLSHCET from the coding sequence gaCTGGGCTGTTCTGTCTACCAGATGTCCCGGCAAAATTGGGGGAATGCTCAATGTCCAAATCTGCTTGTGAAATTCCTGAAGTTCTTAGTGAAGAGCAGGTTCCTGAACCGCCCAGCCAGGAGTCCTATAGACCAAAGGATGAAAACACCCTTCCTGAAAACAATATGCCTAGTGAACCTCTTCCCTGCCCCATGCCCACGCCAGTTCCAGCTGGACAGACCCTTTACCCTCCTTATTTTGAAGGAGCCCCTTTCCCTCAGCCGTTGTGGGTGCGTCACAGCTACAGCCAGTGGGTTCCTCAACCACCTCCACGACCAATCAAAAGGAAGAAGAGACGGACTCGAGAGCCTGGCCGCATGACCATGAGCACAATCCGTCTGCGGCCTCGGCAGGTGCTGTGTGAAAAGTGTAAGAACACTCTGAATAGTGATGAGGACAGCAAAGATGGCATTAGCAACACCAAGGGCTCCAGAAAGGAGAATGCCCCACAAAGTGATGATGACACAAAGGATGCTCCTACCAAGGTAGCAAGGAAAGGGGAAATGGTCGGTGCCAAGGATGCTAAGAGGCGGGAAAACTGCAGCAGTTTGGACAGCAAGCGTCCCCGGAAGGACAAGAgaggggaggctgaggtggaaAAGTTTCCTAGTGGTGATGTGATCCCTCACAGCCCTGTCATAAAGATCTCCTACAGCACCCCACAAGGTAAAGGGGAAGTCATGAAGATCCCCTCGCGGGTCCACGGATCTGTCAAGCCCTTCTGTCCTAAGCAGCTAGTGCAGAATGGCTTGGGGGAGAATGGCAAGTTACCCTCTGATCCTACCAAGGAACAGCGCCACATCCTTGATGCCACCAGGTCTGGCCTGACTGTGTCCATTCCCAAACTTAAACTGACCAGGCCCTTTACCACTGTGGGCCAGGACTTGCCCTCCCCAAAGATCCGTTTGAGACCACCTCAGAAGGAGAGTGAGGACAGTGTGGTGGAGTATGAGGCAGAGCTTGTCAGGGGTGCCAGGAGGCGAAGCCCTAGGGCTCCCGGTCCCTGCCTCCCCCACTCTGAAGACTCAGCAGAGGGTAAGAACTCTCTGGAACTGTGGTCTGGAAGTTCTGGAGAGGAAGCCGACCGAGGTCACAGTGATCTAACTTTGCTCATCAATTTCCGCAAGCGCAAGGCAGACTCCTCCAGCCTGTCAGTGTGCAGCAGCGACAGCCTGGATGAGTCCAAGTCCTTCAGCTCTGATGGCACCTCGCCAGAGCTGTGTGACCTGGCTCCTGGGGAGGACATCTCCGTGACTTCATCTTCGGTTGGCTCGCGGGAGGACTGCAAGACGGTGCCGCCGCTCACAGTGCGACTGCACACACGCAGCATGACCAAGTGCGTGACAGAGGAGGGCCATGCGGTAGCTGTAGGCGACATTGTTTGGGGGAAGATCCATGGCTTCCCCTGGTGGCCAGCGCGTGTCCTCAGCATCAGTGGGAGCCGCAAACAGGAGACAGCCACCTGCGAAGGCCAGTGGCCAGAAGCAAAGGTGGCATGGTTCGGTTCACCCACCACCTCCCAACTTTCTGTTGCCAAATTGTCGCCTTTCCGAGAGCTCTTTAGATCCCGTTTCAATCGTAAGAAGAAAGGGATGTACCGAAGAGCCATCCTGGAGGCTGCCAAGGCTGTAGGCCACGTGGGGCCCGAGATCACGTCGCTGCTCTCCCACTGTGAAACGTAG